A region from the Panicum hallii strain FIL2 chromosome 1, PHallii_v3.1, whole genome shotgun sequence genome encodes:
- the LOC112899646 gene encoding trifunctional UDP-glucose 4,6-dehydratase/UDP-4-keto-6-deoxy-D-glucose 3,5-epimerase/UDP-4-keto-L-rhamnose-reductase RHM1-like has product MATPYKPKNILITGAAGFIASHVATRIVKKYPDYNIVILDKLDYCSNLKNLLPISSSPNFKFVKGDIASADLVNFILVTENIDTVMHFAAQTHVDNSFGNSFEFTKNNIYGTHVLLEACRQITGQIKRFIHVSTDEVYGETDEDAVVGNHEASQLLPTNPYAATKAGAEMLVMAYGRSYGLPVITTRGNNVYGPNQFPEKLIPKFILLAMRGEPLPIHGDGSNVRSYLYCEDVAEAFEVILHRGEVGHVYNIGTKKERTVMNVAKDICKLFNLEANKAIKFVDNRPFNDQRYFLDDEKLKSLGWSERTHWEDGLRKTMEWYVANSNYWGDVSGALLPHPKAMVMPGGCEGSKEIKGMLAQFNNIQTEVAPTSDSVLETHPFKFLIYGRTGWIGGLLGKICEKQGIPYEYGKGRLQERSSLILDIQTIKPTHVFNAAGVTGRPNVDWCESHKPDTIRTNVVGTLTLADVCREHGLLMINYATGCIFEYDAHHPEGSGVGFKEEDTPNFTGSFYSKTKAMVEELLKEYENVCTLRVRMPISSDLSNPRNFVTKISRYDKVVNIPNSMTILDELLPISIEMAKRNLRGIYNFTNPGVVSHNEILEMYKQYIDPSFKWTNFTLEEQAKVIVAPRSNNEMDTTKLKEEFPELLPIKASLIKYVFEPNRKVAAN; this is encoded by the exons ATGGCAACACCATACAAACCAAAGAACATCCTCATTACGGGAGCTGCTGGGTTTATTGCCTCCCATGTTGCAACCCGTATTGTCAAGAAGTACCCTGATTACAACATTGTCATCCTTGACAAGCTTGACTACTGTTCTAATCTGAAGAACCTGCTCCCTATAAGCTCGTCTCCCAACTTCAAGTTTGTCAAGGGAGATATTGCGAGTGCCGATCTTGTCAACTTCATCCTTGTCACAGAGAACATTGACACTGTGATGCACTTTGCTGCCCAGACACATGTCGACAATTCATTTGGAAACTCTTTTGAGTTCACCAAGAACAACATTTATGGTACGCATGTCCTTCTTGAGGCCTGCCGGCAGATCACTGGCCAGATCAAGAGGTTCATCCATGTCAGCACTGATGAGGTCTACGGAGAGACAGATGAGGATGCAGTGGTTGGCAACCATGAGGCGTCACAGCTGCTCCCGACAAACCCCTATGCAGCCACCAAAGCTGGAGCAGAAATGCTTGTTATGGCCTATGGGAGATCCTATGGTCTTCCGGTCATCACTACTCGGGGAAACAATGTCTACGGTCCTAATCAGTTCCCTGAGAAACTCATCCCAAAGTTCATTCTCTTGGCCATGAGAGGGGAACCCCTTCCAATCCATGGTGATGGATCCAATGTCCGGAGCTACCTCTATTGTGAGGATGTTGCCGAGGCATTTGAGGTCATTCTTCATCGTGGAGAAGTCGGGCACGTATACAACATTGGGACAAAGAAAGAGAGGACGGTCATGAATGTGGCAAAAGATATATGCAAGCTTTTCAATCTGGAAGCCAACAAAGCTATCAAGTTTGTTGACAACAGGCCTTTCAATGATCAGAGGTACTTCCTCGACGATGAGAAGCTCAAGAGCCTTGGATGGTCTGAGCGCACTCACTGGGAGGACGGCCTGAGGAAGACGATGGAATGGTATGTGGCTAATTCCAACTACTGGGGTGATGTTTCTGGGGCATTGTTGCCTCATCCAAAGGCGATGGTGATGCCTGGAGGGTGTGAGGGCTCTAAGGAGATTAAAGGAATGCTTGCTCAGTTTAATAACATTCAGACAGAGGTAGCTCCAACATCAGATAGTGTTCTAGAAACGCATcccttcaagttcttgatataTGGTAGGACTGGATGGATTGGTGGACTTCTTGGAAAAATATGTGAGAAGCAAGGAATCCCATATGAATATGGAAAAGGTCGCTTGCAAGAGCGTTCTTCACTCATCCTGGACATCCAAACTATTAAGCCAACACATGTCTTTAATGCTGCTGGTGTTACGGGCAGACCCAATGTTGACTGGTGTGAATCACACAAGCCAGACACCATCCGTACCAATGTTGTGGGTACCTTGACTCTAGCTGATGTGTGTAGGGAGCATGGCTTATTGATGATAAACTATGCCACAGGGTGCATATTCGAATATGATGCACATCATCCTGAAGGGTCAGGTGTCGGCTTCAAGGAGGAGGACACACCAAATTTTACTGGTTCATTCTACTCGAAGACCAAGGCAATG GTCGAGGAGCTACTGAAGGAGTATGAGAATGTCTGCACCCTGCGTGTCCGGATGCCAATATCTTCTGACCTTAGCAACCCCCGGAATTTCGTGACAAAGATTAGCCGTTACGACAAGGTGGTGAACATCCCAAACAGCATGACAATATTGGACGAGCTCCTGCCTATCTCAATCGAGATGGCGAAGAGGAACCTGCGGGGCATCTATAACTTCACCAACCCTGGCGTCGTCAGCCACAACgagatcctggagatgtacaagcAGTACATTGACCCTAGCTTCAAGTGGACAAACTTCACCCTCGAGGAGCAGGCCAAGGTCATCGTCGCGCCCCGGAGCAACAACGAGATGGACACCACCAAGCTGAAGGAGGAGTTCCCCGAGTTGCTGCCGATCAAAGCCTCGTTGATCAAGTACGTCTTTGAGCCAAACAGGAAGGTGGCAGCAAACTGA
- the LOC112903379 gene encoding protodermal factor 1-like: MATKVILVSAVLVGLVSLSSCRSLAELSEQKTYSSAPSYGSSPTPMYGTGGGYKPTPTPDYSTTPTPSYGSTPSTPSTPSYGIPEIPKHGFTGSCDYWKSHPDMITAVVGSLGNLGKTFGTACSLIVGKKLENLHDALSNTRTDGVGALLREGAAAYLNSIVNKKFPFTTQQVKDCIVVAITSDGAASAQAGIFKKANEYHY, from the exons ATGGCCACCAAGGTTATTCTTGTCAGTGCTGTCCTAGTGGGGCTCGTCAGCCTGAGCTCATGCAGGAGCCTGGCAGAGTTGTCTGAGCAGAAGACCTACTCATCTGCTCCCAGCT ATGGTAGCTCCCCAACTCCGATGTACGGGACAGGAGGTGGGTACAAGCCAACGCCAACACCCGATTACAGCACAACGCCGACACCATCTTACGGCTCTACACCAAGTACCCCAAGTACACCTTCCTATGGAATCCCTGAAATTCCAAAGCACGGATTCACTGGATCCTGCGA CTACTGGAAGAGCCACCCAGACATGATCACTGCAGTTGTTGGATCCCTTGGCAACCTCGGCAAGACTTTTGGTACTGCCTGCAGTTTAATTGTCGGCAAGAAGCTTGAGAATCTGCATGATGCACTCTCAAACACCAGAACGGATGGCGTTGGTGCTCTGCTACGTGAGGGAGCAGCTGCATACCTCAACTCCATCGTGAACAAGAAGTTTCCTTTTACCACACAGCAGGTGAAGGATTGCATCGTTGTGGCCATTACCTCTGACGGTGCTGCTTCTGCCCAGGCTGGGATCTTCAAGAAGGCAAATGAATACCACTACTAG
- the LOC112878466 gene encoding trifunctional UDP-glucose 4,6-dehydratase/UDP-4-keto-6-deoxy-D-glucose 3,5-epimerase/UDP-4-keto-L-rhamnose-reductase RHM1-like codes for MATPYKPKNILITGAAGFIASHVATRIAKNYPDYKIVVLDKLDYCSNLKNLLPVSSSPNFKFVKGDIASADLVNFILVTENIDTVMHFAAQTHVDNSFGNSFEFTKNNIYGTHVLLEACRQITGQIKRFIHVSTDEVYGETDEDAVVGNHEASQLLPTNPYAATKAGAEMLVMAYGRSYGLPVITTRGNNVYGPNQFPEKLIPKFILLAMRGEPLPIHGDGSNVRSYLFCEDVAEAFEVILHCGEVGHVYNIGTKKERTVMDVAKDICKIFNLDAEKTIKFVDNRPFNDQRYFLDDEKLKGLGWSERTHWEEGLRKTVEWYVANSDYWGDVSGALLPHPKAGMMPGNEGSEEIKGMLTQFITQHQTKVVSAPASEYPAKTVENGAGLYTNGTVH; via the coding sequence ATGGCGACACCATACAAACCAAAGAACATCCTTATCACGGGAGCTGCTGGGTTCATCGCCTCCCATGTCGCGACCCGTATTGCGAAGAACTATCCTGATTACAAGATCGTCGTCCTCGACAAGCTTGACTACTGCTCTAACCTGAAGAACCTGCTGCCCGTGAGCTCGTCGCCAAACTTCAAGTTTGTCAAGGGAGATATTGCGAGTGCCGATCTTGTCAACTTCATCCTTGTCACAGAGAACATTGACACTGTGATGCACTTTGCTGCCCAGACACATGTCGACAATTCATTTGGAAACTCTTTTGAGTTCACCAAGAACAACATTTATGGTACGCATGTCCTTCTTGAGGCCTGCCGGCAGATCACTGGCCAGATCAAGAGGTTCATCCATGTCAGCACTGATGAGGTCTACGGAGAGACAGATGAGGATGCAGTTGTTGGCAACCATGAGGCGTCACAGCTGCTCCCGACAAACCCCTATGCAGCCACCAAAGCTGGAGCAGAAATGCTTGTTATGGCCTATGGGAGATCCTATGGTCTACCTGTCATCACTACCCGGGGAAACAATGTCTATGGCCCTAACCAATTCCCCGAGAAGCTCATCCCAAAGTTCATTCTCTTGGCCATGAGAGGGGAGCCCCTCCCGATCCATGGCGACGGATCCAATGTCCGGAGCTACCTCTTCTGCGAGGATGTCGCCGAGGCATTCGAGGTCATTCTTCACTGCGGGGAAGTCGGGCACGTTTACAACATTGGGACAAAGAAGGAGAGGACGGTCATGGACGTGGCCAAAGATATCTGCAAGATTTTCAACCTGGATGCTGAGAAAACCATCAAGTTTGTTGACAACAGGCCATTCAACGATCAGAGGTACTTCCTGGACGACGAGAAGCTCAAGGGCCTTGGATGGTCCGAGCGCACTCACTGGGAGGAGGGCCTGAGGAAGACGGTGGAGTGGTACGTGGCCAATTCTGACTACTGGGGTGATGTTTCTGGGGCACTGTTGCCGCATCCGAAGGCCGGGATGATGCCAGGGAATGAGGGTTCAGAGGAGATTAAAGGAATGCTCACACAGTTTATAACTCAACATCAGACAAAGGTTGTGTCTGCTCCAGCATCAGAATATCCTGCTAAAACTGTGGAGAATGGTGCAGGGTTGTACACCAATGGAACCGTTCATTAG
- the LOC112895315 gene encoding stigma-specific STIG1-like protein 1, producing MADGAAQVISTSLLLAVLVVTSWCLAAASTPEAGGANDDDSGMLATSRFFLATAAATREIGQQRACRPGHPGACSAAAGGAAGEEHRFKCCGGACTDVLASAGNCGACGRRCPFGRLCCGGRCAAVAYDAANCGACGRACAAGTPCTYGMCGYAA from the coding sequence ATGGCGGACGGCGCCGCCCAGGTGATCTCAACCTCCTTGCTACTCGCCGTCCTAGTGGTGACGAGCTGGTGTCTAGCCGCTGCAAGCACAccggaggcgggcggcgcgaaCGACGACGACAGCGGGATGCTCGCGACGAGCCGGTTCTTcctcgccacggcggcggctacgAGGGAGATAGGCCAGCAGCGCGCGTGCCGCCCGGGGCACCCGGGGGCGTGCTCCGCCGCTGCTGGCGGTGCGGCAGGGGAGGAGCACCGCTTCAAGTGCTGCGGGGGCGCGTGCACCGACGTGCTCGCCAGCGCGGGCAACTGCGGCGCGTGCGGGAGGCGGTGCCCGTTCGGCCGGCTGTGCTGCGGCGGGCGGTGCGCCGCGGTGGCGTACGACGCGGCGAACTGCGGCGCGTGCGGCCGGGCCTGCGCCGCCGGGACGCCGTGCACCTACGGCATGTGCGGCTACGCTGCCTAG
- the LOC112903347 gene encoding uncharacterized protein LOC112903347 yields the protein MRSRPKSLSDSGSRSEISPSNLHQRRLMTREMHAILAGIPQSLRPAVLIASTCALLLLATALLLPRAPPAPPLTTGPASDSDAAAAVRLDARVTRRSGNEVLWQLPHPSTPLRASLFAAPGCTIRATDFFDASPGCPRCAGLPEERRFTRAALSRGYAVLAVSSRAECWSLDAGGGEEGSELAAVESIIKWWTTEEFPQLAGLPIVGIGASSGGYFLSALAARVRFSSVVVMIAEGVYGAMADIPAGYPPALFVHMPKDAERAGLVADSLGKLKAKRVDVREIRCDEFAVSAEFLAERVPGLTRAVADALVDVLRRKLFVDEKGFLKKDGRSTPWKKAAEEAKVLPEGFNLERHVNEELNVAYAYHEFTSLKNTEIFEWFESHILGLKPEGMPR from the coding sequence ATGAGATCCCGACCCAAATCTCTCTCGGATTCGGGATCCCGCAGCGAAATCTCCCCTTCCAATCTCCATCAGCGCCGACTAATGACACGCGAAATGCACGCCATCCTCGCCGGGATCCCGCAGTCGCTCCGGCCCGCGGTGCTGATCGCCTCGACGTGCGCGCTGCTGCTCCTCGCCACCGCCCTCCTGCTCCCCCGCGCCCCTCCTGCCCCGCCGCTGACCACCGGCCCCGCCTCGGActccgacgccgccgccgccgtccgcctcgACGCGCGCGTCACCCGGCGGAGCGGCAACGAGGTGCTGTGGCAGCTGCCGCACCCGTCGACCCCGCTGCGGGCCTCGCTGTTCGCCGCGCCCGGGTGCACCATCCGCGCCACCGACTTCTTCGACGCCTCCCCGGGCTGCCCGCGCTGCGCGGGGCTCCCCGAAGAACGCCGCTTCACCCGCGCTGCTCTTTCCCGCGGGTACGCCGTCCTCGCCGTCTCCAGCCGCGCCGAGTGCTGGTCcctcgacgccggcggcggggaggagggcaGCGAGCTCGCCGCTGTCGAGTCCATCATCAAGTGGTGGACCACGGAGGAGTTTCCCCAGCTCGCGGGCCTCCCGATCGTCGGCATCGGCGCGTCCTCGGGTGGGTACTTCCTCTCCGCGCTCGCGGCGAGGGTCAGGTTCAGCAGCGTCGTTGTCATGATCGCCGAGGGCGTGTACGGGGCCATGGCCGACATCCCGGCCGGGTACCCGCCGGCGCTGTTCGTGCACATGCCCAAGGACGCCGAGagggcggggctggtggcggacAGCTTGGGCAAGCTCAAAGCAAAGCGCGTCGACGTGCGGGAGATCCGGTGCGATGAGTTCGCCGTGAGCGCGGAGTTCCTGGCGGAGAGGGTGCCGGGACTCAcccgcgccgtcgccgacgCGCTGGTGGACGTGCTGCGCCGGAAGTTATTCGTGGATGAGAAGGGGTTTCTGAAGAAGGACGGGAGGAGCACACCGTGGAagaaggcggcggaggaggccaaGGTCTTGCCTGAGGGGTTCAATCTGGAGAGGCATGTCAACGAGGAGCTGAATGTTGCCTATGCATACCATGAGTTCACCAGCCTCAAGAATACTGAGATCTTCGAATGGTTCGAGTCCCATATATTAGGACTGAAGCCTGAAGGTATGCCGCGGTGA
- the LOC112879567 gene encoding uncharacterized protein LOC112879567: MDPEDSSDFEEEEEEEEEDGDDEEGDDDDDDDDELMLFILPALYLATTEIETPGQTSKRSAGTGIKTTGQASVFGDAKWICKVLEDDRGQGYGKLRVEPRVLLELSRFLRSNNLLRNTKGVSVEGKIGIFIYMLSRNASFQKLSGRFKHSTETIHRHIKACFDAVTAMTGEFVKPPSTQTHSKISSDPCYGPYFENCVGAIDGIHVPMTISDSEAAPYRNRQESISQNVMLACDFDLNFVYVSCGREGSASDAAVLYSAIESGFQVPVGKYFLVDRGYANTPSFLAPYIDVPYHTEEQEQSNFQPRDYRELFNLRHAQLHGHIKRAVGMLKMRFPILNVATSYRKDTQLKIPAAAVALHNVIQRQGGDEELLSGQTIPFVSRKTVTLPSGDDTYGYDVAAFNNECDMGNALRDGIAQRMWVDYERSMYMSVFGIEQGGLPECQG; this comes from the exons ATGGATCCTGAGGACTCTAGTGACtttgaggaagaagaggaggaagaagaagaagatggtgatgatgaggaaggagatgatgatgatgatgatgatgatgagctGATGCTGTTCATCTTGCCAGCTTTGTATCTAGCAACTACTGAAATTGAAACTCCAGGTCAAACATCAAAGCGTAGTGCTGGTACTGGAATTAAAACTACAGGTCAAGCATCAGTGTTTGGTGATGCAAAATGGATTTGTAAAGTGCTTGAAGATGACCGGGGCCAAGGCTATGGTAAACTTCGAGTTGAGCCTCGTGTTCTCCTAGAACTTTCACGCTTTCTTAGGTCAAACAATCTTTTGAGAAATACTAAGGGTGTTTCTGTAGAAGGGAAAATTGGCATATTTATTTACATGCTATCTCGAAATGCTAGCTTTCAAAAACTAAGTGGCAGATTCAAGCACAGTACAGAAACTATCCACAGACATATCAAGGCATGCTTTGATGCAGTCACAGCAATGACTGGTGAATTCGTCAAGCCACCTTCAACTCAAACCCATTCGAAAATATCATCTGATCCATGTTATGGGCCTTACTTTGAG AACTGTGTTGGAGCAATCGATGGAATTCATGTCCCTATGACAATATCAGATAGTGAAGCAGCTCCGTACCGAAATAGACAAGAATCCATTTCTCAGAACGTGATGCTTGCCTGTGATTTTGATTTGAATTTTGTCTATGTTTCTTGTGGACGAGAAGGGTCTGCATCTGATGCAGCAGTCTTATATTCTGCTATTGAATCCGGATTTCAAGTCCCAGTAGGCAAGTACTTTCTGGTTGACAGGGGTTATGCAAACACGCCATCTTTTCTTGCTCCTTATATAGATGTCCCTTACCATACTGAAGAGCAAGAACAGAGCAATTTCCAACCACGAGACTACAGAGAGCTTTTCAATCTTCGCCATGCACAGCTGCATGGGCACATAAAGCGTGCTGTAGGCATGCTGAAGATGCGATTTCCAATTCTAAATGTTGCAACATCTTACCGAAAAGATACTCAACTGAAGATTCCAGCAGCGGCAGTAGCTCTGCATAACGTAATTCAGAGACAAGGAGGTGATGAAGAATTGTTGAGTGGCCAGACAATCCCATTTGTGTCCCGTAAAACTGTGACTCTTCCTAGTGGTGATGATACGTATGGCTACGATGTTGCAGCTTTCAACAATGAATGTGACATGGGTAATGCATTGAGGGATGGTATTGCGCAGAGGATGTGGGTGGATTATGAAAGAAGCATGTATATGTCTGTTTTCGGAATAGAACAGGGTGGTCTACCAGAATGTCAAGGCTGA